Proteins from one Candidatus Desulfovibrio trichonymphae genomic window:
- the nikR gene encoding nickel-responsive transcriptional regulator NikR, protein MGKLARFGVSLDEALLEPFDGLCRRKSYSNRSEAIRDLIRKALVEETWREAQDEQAGTLTLVYDHHKNDLARRLMNIQHGDHDIIVTTLHVHLDHHNCLEVLVIKGQTARVHVLADRLISCKGVKHGTFTLTTTGQDLV, encoded by the coding sequence ATGGGCAAACTGGCGCGTTTTGGCGTTTCGCTGGATGAAGCTCTGCTGGAGCCGTTCGACGGGCTTTGCCGCCGCAAAAGCTACTCAAACCGCTCTGAGGCCATACGGGATCTGATCCGAAAGGCTCTGGTAGAAGAAACCTGGCGGGAGGCCCAGGACGAACAGGCCGGCACACTGACGCTTGTGTATGATCACCACAAAAACGACCTTGCACGGCGGCTTATGAACATTCAGCATGGCGACCACGATATTATTGTAACTACACTGCACGTACACCTTGATCATCACAATTGTCTTGAAGTTCTTGTAATCAAAGGGCAAACCGCACGCGTGCACGTGCTTGCCGACAGGCTGATCTCCTGCAAGGGCGTCAAACACGGCACATTCACTCTGACCACGACAGGACAAGATCTGGTGTGA
- a CDS encoding CvpA family protein, giving the protein MGQNIFDLSIVLVLVFFAGRGFVRGFVGEMAGLVSLVGGFCAAHAWHPLLAPRLTAISDPAWRGIAACVLIFLGVILLVSLLARVLQKILTFFFVAWADKLAGGFTGLAKGALLYALALLALQNFFYNEPFMQQSRVLPYFNALMEQAQGWLPQDMRARLGI; this is encoded by the coding sequence ATGGGGCAGAATATTTTTGATCTGAGTATTGTTCTTGTTCTGGTTTTCTTTGCCGGGCGGGGTTTTGTGCGGGGTTTTGTGGGAGAAATGGCCGGTCTTGTTTCTCTTGTGGGCGGCTTTTGCGCCGCGCACGCGTGGCACCCCTTGCTAGCCCCGCGCCTTACGGCCATCAGTGACCCTGCCTGGCGGGGTATTGCCGCGTGTGTGCTTATTTTTCTGGGTGTTATTCTCCTTGTGTCTTTGTTGGCCCGAGTGCTGCAAAAAATTCTTACATTTTTCTTTGTTGCCTGGGCGGACAAATTGGCGGGAGGTTTTACCGGACTAGCCAAAGGTGCTTTGCTGTATGCGCTGGCGCTGCTTGCGCTGCAAAATTTTTTCTACAACGAACCCTTTATGCAGCAATCGCGCGTGCTGCCATATTTTAACGCGTTGATGGAACAGGCGCAGGGCTGGTTGCCTCAGGACATGCGCGCCCGGCTTGGCATTTGA
- the mazG gene encoding nucleoside triphosphate pyrophosphohydrolase: protein MVIKRGGSMENVLEEFLAVIDKLTGPDGCPWDREQTPESLADYIIEESHELVSAIRSGDLADICEEMGDVAFLLLSVSRLYEKRRAFSFGDALNVGRAKMLRRHPHVFSNTVFSDLNEQLKAWEQIKRVEQADAGRQQGIFAGLPDSLPPLIKAYRIHSKAACVGFTWENDADVEQQVEAEWLEWLDAAANGDESDRMRELGDLLFIIIEMGRRNGIKANEALDLAVRRFLRRFVFMEKKAGERSQDFAALTLEEKEALWNMAKAEEVSAPQA, encoded by the coding sequence ATGGTTATTAAACGTGGTGGAAGTATGGAAAACGTGTTGGAAGAATTTCTGGCAGTTATTGACAAGCTCACCGGACCTGACGGTTGTCCCTGGGACAGGGAGCAGACGCCGGAAAGTCTGGCGGATTATATTATTGAAGAAAGCCATGAACTTGTCAGCGCTATCCGCTCCGGCGACCTTGCCGATATTTGTGAAGAAATGGGGGATGTGGCGTTTTTGCTGCTTTCTGTCAGCCGCTTGTATGAAAAGCGGCGGGCATTCAGTTTTGGCGACGCGTTGAACGTCGGCAGGGCAAAGATGCTGCGCCGCCATCCGCATGTTTTCAGCAACACGGTTTTCAGCGATCTCAACGAGCAGCTGAAAGCTTGGGAACAGATCAAAAGAGTGGAACAGGCTGACGCAGGCAGGCAGCAGGGGATTTTCGCCGGCCTGCCGGACTCTCTGCCGCCTCTGATCAAAGCCTACCGTATTCACTCCAAAGCCGCGTGCGTCGGCTTTACTTGGGAAAACGATGCAGATGTGGAACAGCAGGTGGAGGCTGAATGGCTGGAATGGCTTGACGCCGCCGCAAATGGTGACGAGAGTGACCGCATGCGTGAATTGGGCGACCTGCTTTTCATTATTATTGAGATGGGCCGTCGCAATGGTATCAAAGCCAATGAAGCACTGGATCTGGCGGTGAGGCGTTTTTTGCGGCGTTTCGTTTTTATGGAGAAAAAAGCCGGCGAGCGCAGTCAGGATTTTGCGGCTCTGACGCTGGAGGAAAAAGAGGCCCTGTGGAATATGGCCAAGGCAGAAGAAGTCTCTGCCCCACAAGCGTAA
- a CDS encoding phenylacetate--CoA ligase family protein produces the protein MTRKDRTEGIYNRREVYDESERRQYCLVQLKDLLFYAYRHSEDVKKRFDRAQFNVEKFKSLSDIKHIPILKKKELIFLQSMGPRLGGLLTKDIGDLKRVFLSPGPIFDPEDHGEDYWGYTEALYSVGFRPGDAVQNTFNYQLSPAGLMFEEPLRNLGCAVIPAGPSEAATQLDIMQKLRVSGYVGTPSFLMHLAQKAEEKGLNLRKDLFLEIALATGERLSEKMRSQMEKKYDLIMRQGYGTADVGCIGYECFHKSGLHIANRCYVEICHPDTGIPLKDGEVGEIVVTAFNKTYPLIRFATGDLSYIDRSPCTCGRTNPRLGNIVGRVDTTARIMGMFVYPHQVEQVLSRFEEIKRWVIEVTNPGGMDEMTLFIETSGFKREDDLLHQFREKIKLRPKLLILPPGSLPPQIRPIEDKRHWD, from the coding sequence ATGACACGTAAAGACCGCACAGAAGGCATCTACAATCGACGTGAAGTGTATGATGAAAGCGAACGCCGACAATATTGCCTTGTACAGCTTAAAGATCTGCTTTTCTACGCCTACCGCCATTCCGAAGACGTGAAAAAACGCTTTGACCGCGCGCAGTTTAATGTCGAAAAATTTAAATCCCTCTCGGACATAAAGCATATTCCTATTTTGAAAAAGAAAGAACTGATTTTTCTGCAATCCATGGGCCCGAGGCTTGGCGGGCTTTTAACAAAGGATATCGGCGATCTTAAACGCGTTTTCCTTTCGCCCGGCCCCATTTTCGACCCGGAAGACCACGGGGAAGACTACTGGGGATATACGGAAGCACTCTATTCCGTTGGTTTTCGACCGGGTGACGCTGTGCAGAACACGTTCAACTACCAGCTTTCGCCGGCCGGGCTGATGTTTGAAGAGCCGTTGCGCAATCTGGGCTGCGCCGTCATACCCGCTGGCCCATCAGAGGCAGCAACGCAACTTGATATCATGCAGAAACTGCGCGTCTCCGGTTATGTCGGTACGCCAAGTTTTCTTATGCACCTTGCGCAAAAAGCCGAAGAAAAAGGACTCAATCTGCGCAAAGATCTTTTTTTGGAAATTGCGCTGGCTACAGGCGAGCGGCTTTCTGAAAAAATGCGCTCCCAGATGGAAAAAAAATATGACTTGATTATGCGTCAGGGTTACGGCACGGCTGACGTGGGCTGTATCGGCTATGAATGTTTTCACAAATCCGGACTGCATATAGCAAACCGCTGCTATGTGGAGATATGCCACCCCGACACGGGCATCCCGCTGAAGGATGGCGAAGTCGGGGAAATTGTCGTCACAGCTTTTAATAAGACTTATCCGTTGATACGCTTTGCCACGGGAGATCTCTCCTACATTGACCGCAGCCCCTGCACCTGCGGCCGGACAAATCCGCGACTGGGCAACATTGTAGGCAGAGTTGACACAACAGCCCGCATCATGGGCATGTTTGTTTATCCACATCAGGTTGAACAGGTTCTGAGCCGTTTTGAAGAAATAAAACGCTGGGTTATTGAAGTTACCAACCCAGGCGGCATGGATGAAATGACGCTCTTTATTGAAACAAGCGGCTTTAAACGGGAAGATGATCTGCTGCACCAGTTCCGTGAAAAAATCAAACTGCGGCCCAAATTACTGATACTGCCGCCCGGCAGCCTGCCGCCGCAGATTCGGCCTATTGAAGACAAGCGCCACTGGGATTAA
- the glmS gene encoding glutamine--fructose-6-phosphate transaminase (isomerizing): protein MCGIIGYAGHRPAVPVVTEGLRRLEYRGYDSAGVAFMRQDDLRVIRSKGKLAALEEKLADEPVTTATCAIGHTRWATHGVPAERNAHPHCSNDGALAIVHNGIIENYQEIKADLTTKGYIFHSETDTEVLVNLIAERRKSEPDLLHALAGALREAHGAYAVCLIQRDAPGTFYAARMSAPLIFGLGTGENFVASDIPAFLLYTRRVIFLDDGDIVQATSTDYQIMHLADLQPAKHDPQTILWDMQAAQKTGFRHFMLKEIFEQPRVITDALTGRITTGRDTVLLPELKDLPIPKRLHIVACGTSYHSALWGRHLLEHWAHVPVQVEIASEFRYRDALLQTDDMMLVISQSGETADTLAALRIAREHGATVLGLCNMVGSSIAREASAVIYTQAGHEISVASTKAMCSQMLMLALLALYWSGRRNNAAALTKGQRRKWITILETLPALLDTHLPSMHEKARQLSRKYSQARNFFYLGRGHCFPLALEGALKLKELSYIHAEGYAAGEMKHGPIALVDALFPTFALAPDDALFPKVKSNITEVQARQGKIIALTNEGMELAADEIWIIPRVAAPLVGFMILPVLQLFSYEMSDYLGKDVDQPRNLAKSVTVE from the coding sequence ATGTGCGGCATAATCGGGTATGCAGGGCACAGGCCCGCAGTGCCGGTCGTGACAGAAGGGCTGCGTCGTCTGGAATACCGCGGCTATGATTCCGCAGGAGTGGCGTTTATGCGACAGGATGATCTGCGTGTCATACGATCCAAGGGCAAACTGGCCGCTCTTGAGGAGAAACTGGCTGACGAGCCTGTCACAACAGCCACCTGCGCGATTGGCCACACACGTTGGGCCACGCATGGCGTACCTGCCGAGCGAAATGCCCATCCGCATTGCTCCAATGACGGCGCATTGGCTATAGTACACAACGGCATTATTGAAAATTATCAGGAAATCAAAGCAGATCTCACAACAAAAGGCTATATCTTTCATTCCGAGACAGATACTGAAGTCCTCGTCAACCTGATTGCCGAACGCCGCAAGAGCGAGCCGGATTTGTTGCATGCGCTGGCGGGCGCATTGCGAGAAGCTCACGGGGCGTATGCCGTTTGCCTCATACAACGCGACGCACCCGGCACATTTTATGCGGCGCGCATGTCCGCGCCGCTCATTTTCGGTCTCGGTACAGGTGAAAATTTTGTGGCTTCTGACATTCCGGCTTTTTTGCTCTATACACGGCGGGTCATTTTTCTGGATGACGGCGACATTGTGCAAGCCACATCTACGGACTACCAAATTATGCATCTTGCAGATTTACAGCCTGCCAAGCATGATCCGCAGACAATACTGTGGGATATGCAGGCCGCACAAAAAACCGGATTCCGCCATTTCATGCTTAAGGAAATTTTTGAGCAGCCGCGCGTCATCACAGATGCGCTGACAGGACGGATAACCACCGGACGCGACACGGTTCTTCTACCGGAATTGAAAGATCTTCCCATACCCAAGCGCCTGCACATTGTAGCCTGCGGTACATCCTACCATTCAGCGCTCTGGGGGCGACACCTGTTGGAACACTGGGCTCATGTCCCGGTGCAGGTGGAAATAGCCTCAGAGTTTCGCTACAGAGATGCGCTGCTGCAGACGGATGACATGATGCTGGTGATCAGCCAGAGCGGAGAAACGGCAGACACTCTTGCCGCACTGCGCATTGCCCGTGAACATGGCGCAACCGTGCTTGGCCTGTGTAATATGGTCGGTTCGTCAATAGCACGCGAGGCCTCAGCAGTAATATACACGCAGGCCGGCCATGAAATCAGCGTTGCGTCAACAAAGGCAATGTGCAGCCAGATGTTGATGCTGGCCCTGCTGGCCTTGTATTGGAGCGGCCGGCGCAATAATGCCGCCGCACTGACAAAAGGCCAGCGCCGTAAATGGATCACTATTCTTGAGACGCTGCCGGCCCTGCTTGACACGCATCTGCCGTCAATGCACGAAAAAGCGCGCCAACTGTCACGCAAGTACTCGCAGGCACGGAACTTTTTTTATCTCGGTCGTGGGCATTGTTTCCCGCTGGCCCTAGAAGGAGCTTTAAAACTCAAAGAACTTTCTTATATTCACGCGGAGGGCTATGCTGCCGGAGAAATGAAACACGGCCCTATAGCCCTTGTTGACGCACTGTTCCCCACTTTTGCCCTTGCGCCGGACGACGCGCTTTTCCCCAAGGTCAAATCCAATATTACCGAAGTACAGGCACGCCAGGGCAAAATTATTGCGCTGACAAATGAAGGCATGGAGCTGGCTGCAGACGAAATCTGGATAATCCCCCGTGTGGCGGCACCTCTTGTCGGATTTATGATTTTACCTGTCCTCCAGCTTTTCAGTTACGAAATGTCGGACTATCTGGGCAAGGATGTTGATCAGCCGCGCAATCTGGCTAAAAGCGTCACTGTGGAATAA
- a CDS encoding peptidylprolyl isomerase has protein sequence MLDYIRSNAQSFGIKLAFGIIILVFVFWGVGSFSDGNSVNTVATVNSDPIHVQQFERAYSNAEETALSKNPGLTREQLKMTHLGRQVLQDLIFQLLLVQEAARTGITISPVELRQAAGQIKIFQNAEGRFDPETYKRILSAQRLSINQYEQDMNASLLRDKIYAMLTAPVWPDMDEAKKRYNFLREKRLISYIFLPAKNFTASVSPADTEIQSFYDAHQQDFQVPPKVDIEYVLVKPESALKNTDSATAETAKQDADKLHEILDSLMEDNILNKPLNQSAARFGLTAQQTGLATQVELEKTLGLSTETAALLIASSAGTPIDTILEAGDNYLAVRILKTEPAAVQQLNAVRSTVLARMHAVSALKSAQDSATLISKELTGALGNAKSNKNLQIKTASVQRGGDLLDFAPNPDMSKAIFSAEPGAWLPTVFSVNNNAEGPGALLCRIETVEKPDIKEWDGIKSLMGNIVAKERVDGLAQVFMLNLLSKARVEVLNQDIVDRNGL, from the coding sequence ATGCTTGACTATATACGTTCCAACGCCCAGTCTTTCGGCATTAAACTGGCTTTCGGCATCATCATTCTGGTTTTTGTTTTCTGGGGCGTCGGCAGTTTCAGTGACGGAAATTCCGTCAACACGGTTGCTACCGTCAACAGCGACCCCATACATGTTCAACAGTTTGAACGGGCGTATAGCAACGCGGAAGAAACTGCCTTGAGCAAAAATCCAGGTCTGACACGCGAGCAGCTGAAAATGACGCATCTGGGTCGACAGGTGCTTCAAGATCTTATTTTTCAACTGCTTCTGGTGCAAGAGGCAGCCCGAACCGGCATAACGATATCTCCTGTTGAACTGCGTCAAGCTGCGGGACAAATCAAAATATTCCAGAATGCAGAGGGGCGCTTTGATCCCGAGACATACAAACGCATCCTTTCTGCTCAGCGGCTCAGCATAAACCAGTATGAACAGGATATGAACGCTTCGCTGTTGCGTGACAAAATTTATGCCATGCTCACAGCCCCGGTCTGGCCAGATATGGACGAAGCGAAAAAACGCTACAATTTTCTTCGTGAAAAACGTTTGATCAGCTATATTTTTCTGCCCGCAAAAAATTTTACCGCCTCAGTATCGCCTGCCGATACGGAGATTCAGTCTTTTTACGATGCTCATCAGCAGGATTTTCAAGTACCGCCCAAGGTTGATATTGAATATGTACTTGTAAAACCGGAATCGGCGCTAAAGAATACAGATTCCGCAACAGCAGAGACCGCAAAACAAGACGCCGACAAACTGCACGAGATTCTGGACAGCCTGATGGAAGACAACATCCTCAATAAACCTCTCAACCAGAGCGCGGCCCGCTTTGGTTTGACGGCGCAACAGACTGGTCTCGCAACCCAGGTGGAACTGGAAAAAACGCTTGGCCTTTCAACCGAGACTGCCGCCCTGCTGATTGCCAGCAGCGCCGGGACGCCGATTGACACAATTTTGGAAGCCGGCGACAATTATCTGGCAGTCAGAATACTGAAAACAGAGCCTGCCGCGGTGCAACAGCTCAATGCGGTGAGAAGCACAGTCCTTGCCCGTATGCATGCGGTAAGTGCGCTTAAATCAGCGCAAGACAGTGCCACCCTTATCAGCAAGGAGCTGACAGGCGCACTCGGGAATGCAAAAAGCAACAAAAACCTGCAAATCAAAACCGCATCTGTACAAAGAGGCGGTGATTTGCTGGATTTTGCTCCCAATCCGGACATGTCAAAAGCCATTTTTTCTGCAGAACCCGGTGCCTGGCTGCCCACGGTCTTTTCCGTTAACAACAATGCGGAAGGCCCGGGCGCACTGCTCTGCCGCATTGAAACCGTTGAAAAGCCGGACATCAAGGAATGGGACGGCATAAAAAGCCTGATGGGCAATATTGTCGCCAAAGAACGCGTTGACGGTCTGGCCCAGGTATTCATGCTCAACCTTCTTTCAAAAGCCAGAGTGGAAGTCCTCAATCAGGATATTGTCGATCGCAACGGCTTATAA
- the rho gene encoding transcription termination factor Rho, translated as MSLTDLKTRSMQELMELAEQFEIENASSMRKQELIFALLSTCASQNGAIYGDGVLEILPDGFGFLRSPLCSYMPGPDDIYVSPSQIRRFSLRKGDIVSGQIRPPKEGERYFALLKVTEIGFEPPEHAKNLVLFDNLTPIYPDQQLIMENGDKNLSNRVIDIMAPVGCGQRGLIVAPPRTGKTILLQSLANAINANNPDVYLIVLLIDERPEEVTDMERTVKKAEVISSTFDEPPQRHVQVCEMVLEKAKRLVERKRDVVILLDSITRLGRAYNAVTPSSGRVLSGGLDTNALQRPKRFFGAARNIEEGGSLTIIATALIDTGSRMDEVIFEEFKGTGNMEIYLDRHLSEKRVFPAIDINRTGTRKEDLLLPEDVLNRVWILRKILAPMSSIDSMEFFLDKMRSTKSNKDFMNAMGK; from the coding sequence ATGAGTCTCACAGATCTCAAAACACGCAGCATGCAAGAGCTGATGGAGCTTGCTGAACAGTTTGAGATTGAAAACGCCAGTTCCATGCGTAAGCAGGAATTGATTTTTGCCCTACTCTCGACCTGTGCTTCGCAAAACGGCGCTATTTACGGCGATGGCGTTCTGGAAATTCTTCCCGACGGTTTCGGCTTTTTGCGTTCGCCGTTGTGCAGCTATATGCCTGGGCCTGACGATATTTACGTTTCTCCTTCACAAATACGCCGTTTCTCCTTACGCAAAGGCGACATTGTTTCTGGCCAGATACGCCCCCCCAAAGAAGGGGAACGCTATTTTGCTCTGCTCAAAGTCACGGAAATCGGCTTTGAGCCGCCGGAACACGCAAAAAATCTTGTCCTTTTTGACAATCTTACGCCTATATACCCTGACCAGCAGCTCATTATGGAAAACGGCGATAAAAATCTCTCCAACCGCGTTATTGACATCATGGCGCCCGTCGGCTGTGGTCAGCGCGGACTGATTGTAGCACCGCCGCGAACCGGCAAAACCATTCTGCTCCAGTCGCTTGCCAACGCAATCAACGCTAACAATCCTGACGTCTACCTCATTGTACTGCTTATTGACGAGCGTCCTGAAGAAGTCACGGATATGGAACGCACGGTTAAAAAGGCGGAAGTCATCAGCTCCACCTTTGACGAACCGCCACAGCGACACGTGCAGGTTTGTGAAATGGTGCTGGAAAAAGCAAAACGCCTTGTGGAGCGCAAGCGCGATGTGGTTATTCTGCTTGACTCCATTACTCGCCTCGGCCGCGCCTATAATGCGGTAACACCTTCGTCGGGCCGTGTCCTCTCAGGGGGTCTGGACACCAATGCCCTGCAACGACCCAAACGGTTTTTCGGCGCGGCGCGCAATATTGAAGAGGGCGGGAGTCTGACAATTATAGCGACAGCGCTGATTGATACAGGTTCGCGCATGGACGAAGTGATTTTTGAGGAATTCAAAGGTACCGGCAATATGGAAATCTATCTGGATCGTCATCTTTCTGAAAAACGCGTGTTCCCCGCCATTGACATCAATCGTACCGGCACACGCAAGGAAGACCTGCTCCTGCCGGAGGATGTGCTCAATCGCGTCTGGATTTTGCGCAAAATTCTGGCCCCCATGTCATCCATTGACAGCATGGAGTTTTTTCTGGACAAAATGCGGAGCACAAAATCCAATAAAGATTTTATGAACGCTATGGGCAAATAG
- a CDS encoding CarD family transcriptional regulator, with translation MFIPNELVVYPAQGVGKIERIDSQHINGVPCSFYIVRIRANNITLMVPVDNALKVGLRPLVPSQKALGMLDSLRNDTDKIVYTGQNWNRRFREYSDRLKSPDILVVTEVLRELLLIGKTKELSFGERRLQEQAMSLVTGELSEVLNISEEALRSELFAVYVQFCRQKA, from the coding sequence ATGTTCATACCGAACGAACTTGTAGTCTATCCAGCACAGGGCGTGGGTAAAATAGAACGCATCGACAGCCAGCATATCAATGGCGTTCCGTGTTCGTTTTACATAGTCCGCATCCGTGCGAACAACATTACCCTGATGGTGCCTGTGGACAATGCGCTCAAAGTCGGCCTGCGCCCTCTGGTGCCATCTCAAAAAGCGCTCGGCATGCTGGACAGTCTGCGCAATGATACGGATAAAATTGTGTATACGGGACAGAATTGGAACCGTCGGTTCCGTGAATATTCCGATCGTCTGAAAAGCCCTGATATTCTGGTGGTTACCGAGGTTTTGAGAGAACTGCTGCTGATTGGAAAAACGAAAGAACTCTCCTTCGGTGAACGCCGACTGCAAGAACAGGCCATGAGTCTCGTTACAGGTGAGCTATCTGAAGTGCTCAATATTTCTGAAGAGGCACTACGATCAGAACTCTTTGCAGTTTATGTCCAATTCTGTCGTCAAAAAGCATGA
- the pth gene encoding aminoacyl-tRNA hydrolase has protein sequence MDYKGLLVGLGNPGREYEATRHNMGFAFVSMLIGLAEREDCVDRMNGAKFSCELFRVRLPRLGGHWLAAKPLTFMNSSGCCIQPLLAWHKLTTNHLLVAHDELDIPAGALRFKRGGGNAGHNGLKSITESLGTPNFCRLRMGIGHPPYRGNVLGWVLGHPDTADAAILDAMLPKALDVLFIFAGKGEEAATRTARAASTQTSDTCTG, from the coding sequence ATGGACTATAAAGGTCTGCTTGTAGGCCTTGGCAATCCTGGACGCGAGTATGAAGCCACAAGGCATAATATGGGCTTTGCCTTTGTTTCCATGCTCATCGGACTGGCCGAACGTGAAGATTGCGTTGACCGGATGAACGGCGCCAAATTTTCCTGCGAACTCTTTCGCGTCCGGTTGCCCCGTTTGGGCGGCCATTGGCTTGCCGCGAAACCGCTGACCTTTATGAACTCAAGCGGATGCTGCATACAACCATTGCTTGCCTGGCACAAGCTTACAACCAATCATCTGCTCGTGGCCCACGACGAACTGGACATCCCTGCCGGGGCATTGCGCTTCAAACGCGGCGGTGGGAATGCCGGGCACAATGGTCTTAAATCCATCACGGAATCACTTGGCACGCCGAATTTTTGCCGGCTGCGTATGGGCATCGGCCACCCGCCGTACAGGGGGAATGTACTCGGCTGGGTCCTGGGCCATCCGGACACTGCGGATGCGGCCATTCTGGACGCCATGCTGCCCAAGGCACTTGACGTCCTGTTTATCTTTGCAGGCAAAGGCGAGGAAGCGGCAACCAGAACGGCACGCGCCGCCTCAACGCAAACGTCTGATACCTGTACTGGTTAA
- a CDS encoding alpha/beta hydrolase: MSSPFQYRPLLSALHQAGLTVAALHLTSHGLNPHTSSFSFDDLLHDGLDAEQWLSNAGFTSPAVCGHSQGGILALAHAAASHKLTAVFPISGVLPQQAKAVSLTLFRAFAGRRERLMNVINRMARFLPWLPIPVAAYLSLRRISAGAQCASIDFSKIRWSYPLTFLAGLFNATLSPHLRCPLYFFNARNDALFTPELINETFNLLDAPHKTMIWLPDGGHLAAMCPSLCRYMACIIATACASLQLPLRLTRRGAEDGL, from the coding sequence ATGTCCTCACCGTTTCAGTACAGGCCATTACTCTCGGCCCTGCATCAAGCAGGTTTAACAGTAGCCGCTCTGCATCTGACCAGCCATGGTCTTAACCCTCACACGTCATCGTTCAGTTTTGACGATCTGCTGCACGACGGGCTGGACGCAGAACAATGGCTGTCCAACGCTGGGTTTACATCTCCTGCTGTCTGCGGGCACAGCCAAGGGGGCATACTGGCCCTTGCCCACGCCGCCGCATCTCACAAACTGACGGCGGTATTCCCTATCAGCGGCGTCCTGCCGCAGCAGGCCAAGGCTGTCAGCCTGACGCTCTTCCGCGCATTTGCCGGGCGTCGTGAACGTCTGATGAACGTTATCAACCGGATGGCCCGTTTTCTCCCTTGGCTGCCAATACCTGTGGCGGCCTATCTCTCTCTGCGTCGCATCAGCGCAGGCGCGCAATGCGCATCCATTGATTTTTCAAAAATACGTTGGAGCTATCCCCTCACATTTCTGGCCGGTCTTTTCAACGCGACGCTGTCTCCACATCTGCGCTGCCCACTGTATTTTTTTAATGCGCGCAACGACGCCCTGTTTACGCCGGAACTCATAAATGAAACATTCAACCTGCTGGACGCGCCGCACAAAACCATGATCTGGCTGCCCGACGGTGGACATCTGGCCGCCATGTGCCCGTCGCTTTGCAGGTATATGGCCTGCATTATCGCGACAGCCTGCGCCAGCTTACAACTGCCGCTACGGCTCACGCGCCGAGGAGCTGAGGATGGACTATAA
- a CDS encoding 50S ribosomal protein L25/general stress protein Ctc: protein MSIDKTLSVQKREHHGKGPSGRLRAQHLIPCVFYTAKGDNIPVHALELSLEKIYGEMGRTKVFNLEIDDNGQKTAHPVLFWNVQRHPYKKCFTHIDFYGVDLNKAVKVDVPLEFVGSSRGVKLGGILETYRKSIRLASKPMDMPQKITIDVSDMNINDTITVADLQLPANVSAVCDRNYALVSVLTKSKEDIEESGADAQIAPVAG, encoded by the coding sequence ATGAGCATTGACAAAACATTGAGCGTGCAAAAACGCGAACATCACGGCAAAGGCCCCAGTGGGCGTCTACGGGCGCAGCATCTTATTCCCTGCGTGTTTTACACGGCCAAAGGAGACAATATTCCAGTGCATGCGCTTGAACTGTCGCTTGAAAAAATCTACGGTGAAATGGGCCGCACAAAGGTCTTCAATCTTGAAATTGACGATAACGGACAAAAGACAGCTCATCCTGTGTTGTTCTGGAACGTGCAGCGTCATCCTTACAAAAAATGTTTCACGCACATTGACTTTTATGGCGTTGATCTGAACAAGGCTGTCAAGGTGGATGTGCCGCTGGAATTTGTGGGGAGTTCCCGCGGCGTCAAGCTGGGAGGAATACTGGAAACGTATCGCAAAAGCATCCGCCTTGCCAGCAAGCCGATGGACATGCCGCAAAAAATTACCATTGACGTGTCTGATATGAATATTAACGATACGATTACTGTTGCGGATCTACAACTGCCGGCCAATGTGAGCGCCGTATGCGACCGCAATTACGCTTTAGTCAGCGTTCTGACAAAGTCGAAGGAAGATATTGAAGAAAGCGGCGCGGACGCGCAGATTGCACCTGTTGCGGGCTAA